Proteins found in one Oryza glaberrima chromosome 4, OglaRS2, whole genome shotgun sequence genomic segment:
- the LOC127770473 gene encoding putative ABC transporter C family member 15 isoform X1, which yields MVFAKWHTCVNYHLNQKKYQIFLILLLYKYTFVHCKTGIQFTCGTQEPFPDASKEENVKNRRKSSYGEATISQHFTFSWMNGLLAKGANKPLNEDDIPDVGKEESAQHISRIFSNIIVKGNFPLTVSSICKAAFLLIWKKAALNATFGVLSVVASFVGAYLIKDFVGYLSGDNGFERGYSLVLVFVGAKAIETLAYRQWFFGSLQVYLRLRTSLMSQVYQKVLYLSSQSRQKHTSGEIINYVSVDIERIVNVAWYVNMVFMMPIQITLATYILWKNLGLGSLAGIATTAIIMLCNIPFTRIQKRLHARIMKAKDDRMDMTSEVIRSMKILKLQAWDIQYLRKLEYLRKGEHLWLWEFLRLKALLAFMFWGAPAVISIMTFASCILMGIPLTAGRVLSTLATVNILKEPIFSLPELLTAFAQGKVSADRIVSYLQEEEIRSDAIEEVAIDENEFSAEIDQGAFSWKTDAKIPTLQDIHVKIHKGMKVAVCGAVGSGKSSLLSCVLGEMPKVQGTVKVFGTKAYVPQSSWILSGTIRENILFGSPFETDRYERTIEACALVKDIGVFSDGDMTDIGERGTTMSGGQKQRIQIARAVYKDADVYLLDDPFSAVDPQTGRHLYKKCLMGVLRDKTVLYVTHQVEFLVDADLIMVMQNGRIAQAGKFQELQQNMAFGVIFGAHFCAVKQVCNAKGTSIYLSKHHAESEKVPSINESDAEKEISSKWQNTNMINCRQEVFRDNTEEGKLLQGEERENGYISKQVYWSYLTAARGGLFIPMIIAAQCFFQIFEVGSNYWMASACHPRTGSKSKMESTQFMVYVFISVGSALCILIRAVLVAVTGLLTSEKLLKSMMHCIFHAPMSFFDSTPTGRILNRASIDQSVLDLETASTLSESTFSVMQFLGTILIISYVSWPVLIIFIPSILICIRYQRYYSLTATELARLSGIQKAPILHHFGETFYGAAIIRAFRQEDRFYRSNLSLLDNHSRPWFHLMAAVEWLSFRMNLLCNFVFGFSLVLLVRLPQGFVNPSIGGLVVMYAWNLNTQLSEATRNISRAEANMISVERILQYTKLPSEAPTITEGSKPPMAWPEFGMISISNLEVRYAEHLPSVLKNITCVIPAEKTVGIVGRTGSGKSTLVQVLFRIVEPREGTIKIDSIDICKIGLHDLRSRICILPQDPVMFDGTIRGNLDPMNEYPDSRIWEVVDKCQLGNVVRSTEKKLDEIVIENGDNWSMGQRQLFCLGRILLRKSKILVLDEATASVDSATDRIIQEIIRQEFKDCTVLAIAHRMNTVIDSDLILVLGEGSILEYDAPTKLLQREDSTFSKLTKEYSQQSQHFKSSTAMHRMGSY from the exons ATGGTTTTTGCAAAATGGCACACTTGTGTCAATTATCATTTGAACCAGAAGAAATAtcagatttttttaattctccTTTTGTACAAATACACGTTTGTTCATTGCAAAACAGGGATCCAATTCACCTGCGGCACACAAGAACCATTTCCAGATGCttcaaaagaagaaaatgtGAAAAACAGGAGGAAATCTTCTTATGGAGAGGCAACTATTTCACAACATTTCACTTTCTCTTGGATGAATGGTCTTCTTGCTAAAGGTGCCAATAAGCCTTTGAATGAGGATGACATACCAGATGTTGGTAAGGAGGAAAGTGCCCAACACATCTCCAGAATATTCAGTAATATCATTGTGAAAGGGAATTTTCCTCTGACAGTTTCATCGATTTGTAAAGCAGCCTTCCTTCTCATTTGGAAGAAGGCGGCACTCAATGCAACCTTTGGAGTCCTAAGTGTAGTTGCCTCCTTTGTGGGGGCATACTTAATCAAGGACTTCGTGGGCTATCTAAGTGGAGATAATGGATTTGAAAGAGGCTACTCTCTTGTTCTTGTATTTGTAGGTGCGAAGGCTATAGAAACTCTTGCTTACAGACAATGGTTCTTTGGAAGTCTACAGGTTTATTTGCGCCTAAGAACATCTCTGATGTCTCAGGTATACCAAAAGGTCCTTTATTTATCAAGCCAGTCAAGGCAGAAACATACCTCAGGGGAGATAATTAACTATGTGAGTGTTGACATCGAGAGGATTGTTAATGTTGCATGGTATGTGAACATGGTCTTCATGATGCCTATACAGATTACACTAGCAACTTATATTCTTTGGAAAAATCTTGGTCTGGGTTCTTTAGCTGGAATAGCAACAACAGCCATAATAATGCTTTGCAATATTCCTTTTACAAGAATCCAGAAAAGATTGCACGCAAGAATTATGAAAGCAAAAGATGACAGAATGGACATGACATCTGAAGTTATAAGAAGCATGAAGATCTTAAAACTTCAAGCTTGGGATATCCAATACCTTAGGAAATTGGAATATTTGAGGAAAGGAGAACATTTGTGGTTGTGGGAATTTCTAAGACTAAAAGCACTACTAGCATTTATGTTCTGGGGAGCACCTGCTGTCATATCAATCATGACATTTGCTTCATGCATTCTGATGGGAATCCCTCTAACAGCTGGAAGAGTGTTGTCCACACTAGCAACTGTGAATATACTGAAGGAGCCTATCTTTAGTCTACCAGAATTGCTTACTGCCTTTGCACAGGGGAAGGTCTCAGCTGACAGAATAGTGTCATatctccaagaagaagaaataagaTCTGATGCAATTGAGGAAGTAGCAATAGACGAAAATGAATTTTCTGCAGAGATTGATCAGGGAGCATTCAGTTGGAAAACTGATGCAAAAATCCCAACACTTCAAGATATACATGTAAAGATACACAAAGGGATGAAAGTGGCAGTATGTGGAGCTGTTGGGAGTGGAAAATCTAGCCTGTTGTCATGTGTACTTGGAGAGATGCCAAAAGTGCAAGGAACGGTTAAGGTCTTTGGAACCAAAGCATATGTTCCACAGTCGTCATGGATACTTTCTGGGACTATTAGAGAAAACATTCTCTTTGGGAGCCCATTTGAAACTGATAGGTATGAGCGGACAATTGAAGCATGTGCCTTGGTTAAAGACATCGGAGTTTTCTCGGATGGTGATATGACAGATATAGGAGAACGGGGAACGACTATGAGTGGGGGACAAAAGCAACGGATTCAAATAGCAAGAGCAGTTTACAAGGATGCTGATGTCTACCTGCTTGATGATCCTTTCAGTGCTGTAGACCCTCAAACTGGGAGGCATCTATACAAG AAATGCCTGATGGGGGTCCTAAGGGATAAAACTGTGTTATACGTCACGCACCAAGTTGAATTTCTAGTTGATGCAGACCTTATTATG GTGATGCAAAATGGAAGGATAGCACAAGCAGGGAAATTTCAAGAACTCCAACAGAACATGGCTTTTGGAGTTATCTTTGGGGCTCACTTTTGTGCCGTCAAACAAGTTTGTAACGCAAAAGGCACAAGCATATATTTGTCAAAGCATCATGCAGAATCAGAAAAGGTACCAAGCATCAATGAGTCCGATGCAGAAAAGGAAATCAGCAGCAAATGGCAAAACACAAATATGATAAATTGCAGACAAGAAGTATTTAGAGATAACACTGAAGAAGGGAAATTGCTGCAGGGTGAAGAAAGAGAGAATGGATACATTAGCAAGCAAGTGTATTGGTCATACCTCACAGCTGCTCGAGGTGGTCTTTTCATTCCTATGATAATTGCAGCACAATGTTTCTTTCAGATATTTGAAGTGGGAAGCAACTATTGGATGGCATCAGCTTGCCATCCACGAACTGGAAGCAAATCAAAAATGGAATCCACCCAGTTCATGGTATATGTATTTATATCAGTTGGCAGCGCCTTGTGTATCTTGATTCGAGCAGTTCTTGTAGCTGTAACCGGCCTCCTCACATCAGAAAAATTGCTCAAGAGCATGATGCATTGCATCTTTCATGCTCCTATGTCTTTCTTTGACTCGACACCTACAGGGCGAATCTTAAACAGG GCTTCTATTGATCAAAGTGTGCTAGATTTGGAGACAGCGTCAACATTAAGTGAGAGCACATTTTCAGTGATGCAGTTTCTAGGAACAATACTAATCATATCATATGTTTCCTGGCCAGTTCtcattatttttattccatCAATATTGATTTGCATCAGGTATCAG AGATATTACAGTCTAACAGCAACAGAATTAGCTCGCCTATCAGGAATTCAAAAGGCTCCAATTCTTCATCATTTTGGGGAAACTTTCTATGGAGCTGCAATAATTCGAGCATTTCGCCAAGAAGACCGGTTCTACAGATCAAATCTGAGTCTACTTGACAATCATTCAAGACCATGGTTTCACTTGATGGCTGCAGTAGAATGGCTCTCTTTCAGAATGAATTTGTTATGCAACTTTGTCTTTGGGTTCTCGTTGGTTTTGCTTGTGCGTCTTCCACAAGGTTTTGTTAATCCAA GCATTGGTGGGCTGGTAGTGATGTATGCATGGAATTTGAATACACAATTATCAGAAGCCACCCGGAATATAAGTCGTGCAGAAGCAAACATGATATCAGTTGAAAGAATATTACAGTACACAAAGCTTCCAAGTGAAGCCCCAACCATAACCGAGGGTAGCAAGCCACCAATGGCATGGCCAGAGTTTGgcatgataagcataagcaactTAGAG GTCAGATATGCAGAACATCTCCCTTCAGTATTAAAAAACATAACTTGTGTGATTCCAGCTGAGAAAACAGTAGGTATTGTTGGACGCACAGGTAGTGGGAAGTCAACCTTAGTACAAGTACTTTTTCGGATTGTTGAGCCAAGAGAAGGGACCATCAAGATTGACAGCATCGACATCTGCAAAATTGGACTTCATGATCTGAGATCGAGAATATGTATTCTCCCACAGGATCCGGTGATGTTCGATGGTACAATCAGAGGAAATCTTGATCCCATGAACGAGTACCCAGATAGTAGGATATGGGAG GTAGTAGACAAGTGTCAGCTTGGCAATGTGGTGCGCTCGACTGAGAAAAAGCTGGATGAAATAG TAATTGAAAATGGGGACAACTGGAGCATGGGACAGCGACAACTATTTTGTTTAGGCAGAATTCTCCTGAGGAAGAGCAAGATACTAGTCCTTGATGAGGCAACTGCTTCAGTTGACTCTGCTACAGACCGGATTATTCAAGAGATAATTCGTCAAGAATTCAAAGATTGCACAGTGCTTGCAATTGCCCATAGGATGAACACTGTTATTGATAGTGACCTTATTCTTGTTCTTGGTGAAG GTAGTATTTTAGAATACGACGCCCCCACCAAACTGCTCCAGAGAGAGGACTCTACATTCTCTAAGCTAACCAAAGAGTACTCACAACAATCGCAGCACTTCAAGTCTTCAACGGCAATGCACAGGATGGGTAGCTACTAA
- the LOC127770473 gene encoding ABC transporter C family member 9-like isoform X3: MVYKETANQSGIQFTCGTQEPFPDASKEENVKNRRKSSYGEATISQHFTFSWMNGLLAKGANKPLNEDDIPDVGKEESAQHISRIFSNIIVKGNFPLTVSSICKAAFLLIWKKAALNATFGVLSVVASFVGAYLIKDFVGYLSGDNGFERGYSLVLVFVGAKAIETLAYRQWFFGSLQVYLRLRTSLMSQVYQKVLYLSSQSRQKHTSGEIINYVSVDIERIVNVAWYVNMVFMMPIQITLATYILWKNLGLGSLAGIATTAIIMLCNIPFTRIQKRLHARIMKAKDDRMDMTSEVIRSMKILKLQAWDIQYLRKLEYLRKGEHLWLWEFLRLKALLAFMFWGAPAVISIMTFASCILMGIPLTAGRVLSTLATVNILKEPIFSLPELLTAFAQGKVSADRIVSYLQEEEIRSDAIEEVAIDENEFSAEIDQGAFSWKTDAKIPTLQDIHVKIHKGMKVAVCGAVGSGKSSLLSCVLGEMPKVQGTVKVFGTKAYVPQSSWILSGTIRENILFGSPFETDRYERTIEACALVKDIGVFSDGDMTDIGERGTTMSGGQKQRIQIARAVYKDADVYLLDDPFSAVDPQTGRHLYKKCLMGVLRDKTVLYVTHQVEFLVDADLIMVMQNGRIAQAGKFQELQQNMAFGVIFGAHFCAVKQVCNAKGTSIYLSKHHAESEKVPSINESDAEKEISSKWQNTNMINCRQEVFRDNTEEGKLLQGEERENGYISKQVYWSYLTAARGGLFIPMIIAAQCFFQIFEVGSNYWMASACHPRTGSKSKMESTQFMVYVFISVGSALCILIRAVLVAVTGLLTSEKLLKSMMHCIFHAPMSFFDSTPTGRILNRASIDQSVLDLETASTLSESTFSVMQFLGTILIISYVSWPVLIIFIPSILICIRYQRYYSLTATELARLSGIQKAPILHHFGETFYGAAIIRAFRQEDRFYRSNLSLLDNHSRPWFHLMAAVEWLSFRMNLLCNFVFGFSLVLLVRLPQGFVNPSIGGLVVMYAWNLNTQLSEATRNISRAEANMISVERILQYTKLPSEAPTITEGSKPPMAWPEFGMISISNLEVRYAEHLPSVLKNITCVIPAEKTVGIVGRTGSGKSTLVQVLFRIVEPREGTIKIDSIDICKIGLHDLRSRICILPQDPVMFDGTIRGNLDPMNEYPDSRIWE; the protein is encoded by the exons GGATCCAATTCACCTGCGGCACACAAGAACCATTTCCAGATGCttcaaaagaagaaaatgtGAAAAACAGGAGGAAATCTTCTTATGGAGAGGCAACTATTTCACAACATTTCACTTTCTCTTGGATGAATGGTCTTCTTGCTAAAGGTGCCAATAAGCCTTTGAATGAGGATGACATACCAGATGTTGGTAAGGAGGAAAGTGCCCAACACATCTCCAGAATATTCAGTAATATCATTGTGAAAGGGAATTTTCCTCTGACAGTTTCATCGATTTGTAAAGCAGCCTTCCTTCTCATTTGGAAGAAGGCGGCACTCAATGCAACCTTTGGAGTCCTAAGTGTAGTTGCCTCCTTTGTGGGGGCATACTTAATCAAGGACTTCGTGGGCTATCTAAGTGGAGATAATGGATTTGAAAGAGGCTACTCTCTTGTTCTTGTATTTGTAGGTGCGAAGGCTATAGAAACTCTTGCTTACAGACAATGGTTCTTTGGAAGTCTACAGGTTTATTTGCGCCTAAGAACATCTCTGATGTCTCAGGTATACCAAAAGGTCCTTTATTTATCAAGCCAGTCAAGGCAGAAACATACCTCAGGGGAGATAATTAACTATGTGAGTGTTGACATCGAGAGGATTGTTAATGTTGCATGGTATGTGAACATGGTCTTCATGATGCCTATACAGATTACACTAGCAACTTATATTCTTTGGAAAAATCTTGGTCTGGGTTCTTTAGCTGGAATAGCAACAACAGCCATAATAATGCTTTGCAATATTCCTTTTACAAGAATCCAGAAAAGATTGCACGCAAGAATTATGAAAGCAAAAGATGACAGAATGGACATGACATCTGAAGTTATAAGAAGCATGAAGATCTTAAAACTTCAAGCTTGGGATATCCAATACCTTAGGAAATTGGAATATTTGAGGAAAGGAGAACATTTGTGGTTGTGGGAATTTCTAAGACTAAAAGCACTACTAGCATTTATGTTCTGGGGAGCACCTGCTGTCATATCAATCATGACATTTGCTTCATGCATTCTGATGGGAATCCCTCTAACAGCTGGAAGAGTGTTGTCCACACTAGCAACTGTGAATATACTGAAGGAGCCTATCTTTAGTCTACCAGAATTGCTTACTGCCTTTGCACAGGGGAAGGTCTCAGCTGACAGAATAGTGTCATatctccaagaagaagaaataagaTCTGATGCAATTGAGGAAGTAGCAATAGACGAAAATGAATTTTCTGCAGAGATTGATCAGGGAGCATTCAGTTGGAAAACTGATGCAAAAATCCCAACACTTCAAGATATACATGTAAAGATACACAAAGGGATGAAAGTGGCAGTATGTGGAGCTGTTGGGAGTGGAAAATCTAGCCTGTTGTCATGTGTACTTGGAGAGATGCCAAAAGTGCAAGGAACGGTTAAGGTCTTTGGAACCAAAGCATATGTTCCACAGTCGTCATGGATACTTTCTGGGACTATTAGAGAAAACATTCTCTTTGGGAGCCCATTTGAAACTGATAGGTATGAGCGGACAATTGAAGCATGTGCCTTGGTTAAAGACATCGGAGTTTTCTCGGATGGTGATATGACAGATATAGGAGAACGGGGAACGACTATGAGTGGGGGACAAAAGCAACGGATTCAAATAGCAAGAGCAGTTTACAAGGATGCTGATGTCTACCTGCTTGATGATCCTTTCAGTGCTGTAGACCCTCAAACTGGGAGGCATCTATACAAG AAATGCCTGATGGGGGTCCTAAGGGATAAAACTGTGTTATACGTCACGCACCAAGTTGAATTTCTAGTTGATGCAGACCTTATTATG GTGATGCAAAATGGAAGGATAGCACAAGCAGGGAAATTTCAAGAACTCCAACAGAACATGGCTTTTGGAGTTATCTTTGGGGCTCACTTTTGTGCCGTCAAACAAGTTTGTAACGCAAAAGGCACAAGCATATATTTGTCAAAGCATCATGCAGAATCAGAAAAGGTACCAAGCATCAATGAGTCCGATGCAGAAAAGGAAATCAGCAGCAAATGGCAAAACACAAATATGATAAATTGCAGACAAGAAGTATTTAGAGATAACACTGAAGAAGGGAAATTGCTGCAGGGTGAAGAAAGAGAGAATGGATACATTAGCAAGCAAGTGTATTGGTCATACCTCACAGCTGCTCGAGGTGGTCTTTTCATTCCTATGATAATTGCAGCACAATGTTTCTTTCAGATATTTGAAGTGGGAAGCAACTATTGGATGGCATCAGCTTGCCATCCACGAACTGGAAGCAAATCAAAAATGGAATCCACCCAGTTCATGGTATATGTATTTATATCAGTTGGCAGCGCCTTGTGTATCTTGATTCGAGCAGTTCTTGTAGCTGTAACCGGCCTCCTCACATCAGAAAAATTGCTCAAGAGCATGATGCATTGCATCTTTCATGCTCCTATGTCTTTCTTTGACTCGACACCTACAGGGCGAATCTTAAACAGG GCTTCTATTGATCAAAGTGTGCTAGATTTGGAGACAGCGTCAACATTAAGTGAGAGCACATTTTCAGTGATGCAGTTTCTAGGAACAATACTAATCATATCATATGTTTCCTGGCCAGTTCtcattatttttattccatCAATATTGATTTGCATCAGGTATCAG AGATATTACAGTCTAACAGCAACAGAATTAGCTCGCCTATCAGGAATTCAAAAGGCTCCAATTCTTCATCATTTTGGGGAAACTTTCTATGGAGCTGCAATAATTCGAGCATTTCGCCAAGAAGACCGGTTCTACAGATCAAATCTGAGTCTACTTGACAATCATTCAAGACCATGGTTTCACTTGATGGCTGCAGTAGAATGGCTCTCTTTCAGAATGAATTTGTTATGCAACTTTGTCTTTGGGTTCTCGTTGGTTTTGCTTGTGCGTCTTCCACAAGGTTTTGTTAATCCAA GCATTGGTGGGCTGGTAGTGATGTATGCATGGAATTTGAATACACAATTATCAGAAGCCACCCGGAATATAAGTCGTGCAGAAGCAAACATGATATCAGTTGAAAGAATATTACAGTACACAAAGCTTCCAAGTGAAGCCCCAACCATAACCGAGGGTAGCAAGCCACCAATGGCATGGCCAGAGTTTGgcatgataagcataagcaactTAGAG GTCAGATATGCAGAACATCTCCCTTCAGTATTAAAAAACATAACTTGTGTGATTCCAGCTGAGAAAACAGTAGGTATTGTTGGACGCACAGGTAGTGGGAAGTCAACCTTAGTACAAGTACTTTTTCGGATTGTTGAGCCAAGAGAAGGGACCATCAAGATTGACAGCATCGACATCTGCAAAATTGGACTTCATGATCTGAGATCGAGAATATGTATTCTCCCACAGGATCCGGTGATGTTCGATGGTACAATCAGAGGAAATCTTGATCCCATGAACGAGTACCCAGATAGTAGGATATGGGAG TAA